The following are encoded in a window of Amycolatopsis solani genomic DNA:
- a CDS encoding poly(ethylene terephthalate) hydrolase family protein — protein sequence MGKAFLAPLLVAAVTALVATAAAAVPSSPELEAAAPPASEVFHPVVREAAARTGDYAAEYTVYRPADLDRVHGRLPVVVFGNGACRHTSNDELLTVETLLAAHGFVVVAVGGFAEPALTENGSPEPKVITDAITWAERENGRRGSALRDRLDTRRVGVTGHSCGGIEALVAGADPRVKSVLSLDSGFFADGTLGYGRENLRNLHTPTLFADGGPSDVAYPNSGENYDLVTVPAVRATNPAAGHTGFVYGQRDGNPDPSVREEAVRVLVAWFDFTLNGNRVARSYFLGAGCGLCVTPGWTVTAKNF from the coding sequence ATGGGCAAGGCATTCCTCGCACCGCTGCTCGTCGCCGCGGTGACGGCCCTCGTCGCGACCGCGGCCGCCGCGGTTCCCAGCTCACCCGAACTGGAAGCCGCGGCCCCACCCGCGTCCGAGGTGTTCCACCCCGTGGTCCGCGAGGCCGCGGCCCGGACCGGGGACTACGCCGCCGAGTACACCGTCTACCGTCCCGCGGACCTGGACCGGGTGCACGGCCGCCTGCCGGTCGTGGTGTTCGGCAACGGCGCGTGCCGGCACACGAGCAACGACGAACTGCTGACCGTCGAGACGCTGCTCGCCGCGCACGGGTTCGTCGTCGTGGCCGTCGGCGGGTTCGCCGAGCCCGCCCTGACCGAGAACGGCAGCCCGGAACCGAAGGTGATCACCGACGCGATCACCTGGGCCGAACGGGAAAACGGCCGCCGGGGCAGTGCCCTGCGGGACCGGCTCGACACCCGGCGCGTCGGCGTCACCGGGCACTCGTGCGGCGGTATCGAGGCGCTGGTCGCGGGCGCCGATCCTCGCGTGAAGTCGGTGCTGTCGCTGGACAGCGGTTTCTTCGCCGACGGCACCTTGGGCTACGGCCGCGAAAACCTGCGGAACCTGCACACGCCCACGCTGTTCGCCGACGGCGGCCCCAGCGACGTCGCCTACCCGAACAGCGGCGAAAACTACGACCTCGTCACCGTCCCCGCGGTCCGCGCGACCAACCCGGCCGCCGGGCACACCGGATTCGTCTACGGCCAGCGTGACGGCAATCCCGACCCGAGCGTGCGCGAAGAGGCCGTCCGCGTGCTCGTCGCCTGGTTCGACTTCACCTTGAACGGCAACCGCGTCGCGCGGAGCTACTTCCTCGGCGCCGGCTGCGGCCTGTGCGTCACGCCGGGCTGGACCGTCACGGCCAAGAACTTCTGA
- a CDS encoding 2-hydroxyacyl-CoA dehydratase family protein, giving the protein MTARLASATSATAYQREWFAGVREAGTPLALVNADAPQEIFRAMDIPYVVNQWWASIVAAKRQTQRYLGLLRERGYPDYIEQYSATSLASAFEDDPGQAPWGGLPAPSIVLGETTGDASRKIFDVWDAQPGVTYYPLESAAENEVPERWWELMPHRWEEAIGSDRLDLLTGELTGLIRFLEQTTGRVFSETRFREVLDLVNEQQEWNRRTRDLIAAARPCPIAVTDGIPSVMVPQWHRGTEWARDAARAFHDEVRDRIDAGVAVCPDERLRLMWIGRGLWFDLDFYRRFQESHGAVFVWSMYLAIAADGYLRYGDDPLRALAARFAAFSDQLYTPPWSAEWYVKEARHHGVDGVVHLVSEDARGSYFTTRALRAAGIPVLELPADNVDARTGADLTARMTAWLDELT; this is encoded by the coding sequence GTGACCGCCCGGCTGGCGTCGGCGACCTCCGCGACCGCCTACCAGCGCGAGTGGTTCGCCGGGGTGCGCGAGGCCGGTACTCCCTTGGCACTGGTGAACGCGGACGCGCCCCAGGAGATCTTCCGGGCGATGGACATCCCGTACGTGGTCAACCAGTGGTGGGCCTCGATCGTCGCGGCGAAACGGCAGACCCAGCGCTACCTCGGCCTGCTGCGCGAGCGCGGCTACCCCGACTACATCGAGCAGTACAGCGCCACCTCGCTGGCGTCGGCGTTCGAAGACGACCCCGGGCAGGCGCCGTGGGGTGGCCTGCCGGCGCCGTCGATCGTGCTCGGCGAGACGACCGGCGACGCGTCCCGCAAGATCTTCGACGTCTGGGACGCGCAACCCGGCGTCACCTACTACCCGCTGGAAAGCGCGGCGGAGAACGAGGTCCCGGAGCGGTGGTGGGAGCTCATGCCGCACCGCTGGGAAGAAGCCATCGGCAGCGACCGCCTCGACCTGCTGACCGGCGAGCTGACCGGGTTGATCCGGTTCCTCGAGCAGACCACCGGCCGGGTGTTCTCCGAGACGCGGTTCCGCGAGGTCCTGGACCTGGTCAACGAGCAGCAGGAGTGGAACCGCCGCACCCGCGACCTCATCGCGGCCGCCCGGCCGTGCCCGATCGCCGTCACCGACGGCATCCCGAGCGTCATGGTGCCCCAGTGGCACCGCGGCACCGAATGGGCGCGTGACGCGGCGCGGGCGTTCCACGACGAGGTCCGCGACCGGATCGACGCCGGCGTCGCGGTGTGTCCCGACGAGCGGCTGCGGCTGATGTGGATCGGCCGCGGGCTGTGGTTCGACCTCGACTTCTACCGGCGGTTCCAGGAGTCGCACGGCGCCGTCTTCGTGTGGTCGATGTACCTCGCCATCGCCGCGGACGGCTACCTGCGCTACGGCGACGACCCGCTGCGCGCGCTGGCCGCCCGCTTCGCCGCGTTCAGCGACCAGCTCTACACCCCGCCGTGGTCGGCGGAGTGGTACGTCAAGGAAGCCCGCCACCACGGCGTCGACGGGGTGGTGCACCTGGTTTCCGAGGACGCGCGCGGCAGCTACTTCACGACCCGTGCCCTGCGCGCGGCGGGCATCCCGGTGCTGGAACTGCCCGCGGACAACGTCGACGCCCGCACGGGAGCCGACCTGACCGCGCGGATGACCGCGTGGCTCGACGAACTGACCTGA
- a CDS encoding 2-hydroxyacyl-CoA dehydratase family protein, with product MGYVGADVPVELITAAGLLPLRLTGKPGQDSALGDRYLGRGVDPVARSILTRILTDDYGPLEAIVVSRDCEASLRLFYALRELHRIEPALGLPPLRLVDVLHLPHHTTTRYVHAKIAQLREWLGRWRPISDDDLAEAITAHDTLRRSLGRVAALRRENRLSGTRFLEIVAATTALPVTDAIALVDRVAADPAETEGVRLFLTGSSHDHPAVYETLERTGFLVVGEDHDWGELLFARTCAAPTELALAERYQYNGPSAPRASVRQRAAHTAAAARACGAEVLFSYARVHDDAPPWDFPEQRAATGLRSILAERQPYGELTSEALAALAPAGAAA from the coding sequence GTGGGTTACGTCGGCGCCGACGTCCCGGTCGAGCTGATCACCGCGGCGGGACTGCTTCCGCTGCGGCTGACCGGGAAACCGGGTCAGGACAGCGCACTCGGCGACCGCTACCTGGGCCGCGGCGTGGACCCGGTCGCCCGCTCGATCCTGACGCGGATCCTCACCGACGACTACGGGCCGCTGGAAGCCATCGTCGTCTCCCGCGACTGCGAAGCGTCGTTGCGCCTGTTCTACGCCCTGCGGGAGCTGCACCGGATCGAGCCGGCGCTGGGGCTGCCGCCGCTGCGGCTGGTGGACGTGCTGCACCTGCCGCACCACACGACCACCCGGTACGTCCACGCGAAGATCGCGCAGCTGCGCGAGTGGCTCGGACGCTGGCGGCCGATCAGCGACGACGACCTCGCCGAAGCCATCACCGCCCACGACACCCTGCGCCGGTCGCTCGGCCGGGTCGCCGCGCTGCGCCGGGAAAACCGGCTGAGCGGCACGCGGTTCCTCGAAATCGTCGCCGCGACCACCGCCTTGCCGGTCACCGACGCCATCGCGCTCGTCGACCGCGTGGCGGCCGACCCGGCCGAGACCGAGGGGGTGCGGCTGTTCCTCACCGGCAGCTCCCACGACCACCCGGCGGTGTACGAAACGCTGGAGCGCACCGGTTTCCTCGTCGTGGGGGAGGACCACGACTGGGGGGAGCTGCTGTTCGCCCGCACCTGCGCGGCGCCGACGGAACTCGCGCTCGCCGAGCGGTACCAGTACAACGGCCCGTCGGCGCCCCGCGCGTCCGTCCGGCAGCGGGCGGCGCACACCGCCGCGGCCGCCCGCGCTTGCGGTGCGGAAGTCCTGTTCTCCTACGCGCGGGTCCACGACGACGCGCCGCCGTGGGACTTCCCGGAGCAGCGGGCCGCGACGGGACTGCGGTCGATCCTGGCCGAGCGTCAGCCGTACGGCGAGCTGACCTCGGAGGCGCTGGCCGCGCTGGCACCGGCGGGAGCCGCGGCGTGA
- a CDS encoding CaiB/BaiF CoA transferase family protein, with translation MTDQPLAGRTVIDLTTALAGPYATLLLAGLGATVIKVENPATGGDSSRNNAPYVGRDGLNLARRHDDDLSVSMLLRGRNKLSVTLDLKNPRSRAVFTDLVRDADVLVENYSPGVTDRLGISYDHVKEINPRLVYTSISGFGAQGGPGSGKAMDSIIQALSGVMMTAGEPDEGPVRFGLPIGDLLAPLFAVVGTVSALLQAEHTGEGQRVDVSMLGALTSLVACEPFDAFDAVGLPQRTGSMVPRLAPFGILPAADGYLALCAPTDAFAHGVLRAIGRPELAEDDRYRTRDQRVRAADELHGIIREWCRVRPLEEILAAFTAEGVPAAEVREPREAVRDPLVLAREEVVPLRHPNHGDVADLAGTGVPIRFSAARVALDRPAPGLGEHNEHVYRELLGYTEEQLADLVAEAVI, from the coding sequence ATGACCGACCAGCCACTGGCCGGCCGCACCGTCATCGACCTGACCACCGCGCTCGCCGGACCGTACGCGACCCTGCTGCTGGCGGGGCTCGGCGCGACCGTGATCAAGGTCGAAAACCCCGCCACCGGCGGGGATTCCTCACGCAACAACGCGCCCTACGTCGGCCGCGACGGGCTCAACCTCGCCCGCCGCCACGACGACGACCTTTCGGTGTCGATGCTGCTGCGCGGCCGCAACAAGCTCAGCGTCACCCTCGACCTGAAGAACCCGCGGTCCCGCGCGGTGTTCACCGACCTCGTCCGCGACGCCGACGTGCTGGTCGAGAACTACAGCCCGGGTGTCACCGACCGGCTCGGCATCTCCTACGACCACGTCAAGGAGATCAACCCGCGGCTGGTCTACACCTCGATCAGCGGATTCGGCGCCCAAGGTGGCCCGGGCTCGGGCAAGGCGATGGACTCGATCATCCAGGCGCTCAGCGGCGTGATGATGACCGCCGGCGAGCCCGACGAGGGCCCGGTGCGGTTCGGACTGCCGATCGGGGACCTCCTCGCGCCGCTGTTCGCCGTGGTCGGCACGGTGTCGGCGCTGCTGCAGGCCGAGCACACCGGCGAAGGCCAGCGTGTCGACGTGTCGATGCTCGGCGCGCTGACGTCGCTGGTCGCGTGCGAGCCGTTCGACGCCTTCGACGCGGTCGGCCTGCCCCAGCGCACCGGTTCCATGGTGCCGCGGCTGGCGCCGTTCGGGATCCTGCCCGCGGCCGACGGCTACCTCGCGCTCTGCGCGCCGACCGACGCGTTCGCCCACGGCGTGCTGCGCGCGATCGGCCGTCCGGAGCTGGCCGAGGACGACCGCTATCGCACGCGCGACCAGCGCGTCCGCGCCGCCGACGAGCTGCACGGGATCATCCGCGAGTGGTGCCGGGTGCGGCCCCTGGAAGAGATCCTCGCCGCGTTCACCGCCGAAGGCGTGCCCGCGGCCGAGGTCCGCGAACCGCGCGAAGCGGTCCGGGACCCGCTGGTCCTGGCGCGCGAGGAGGTCGTGCCGCTGCGGCACCCGAACCACGGCGACGTCGCCGACCTGGCCGGGACCGGCGTGCCGATCCGGTTCTCCGCCGCCCGCGTCGCCCTCGACCGGCCGGCGCCGGGACTGGGGGAGCACAACGAGCACGTCTACCGCGAACTGCTCGGCTACACCGAAGAGCAGCTGGCGGACCTGGTCGCGGAGGCGGTCATTTGA
- a CDS encoding CapA family protein, producing MITVGAVGDLILDEPDPEFFLAPAAPVLRAMDLAIGHIEVPHSTTAVQQSTDVPAPPADPAALKAVAGAGFAVATLAGNHVLDAGAGGLADTIAYSRAAGMETTGAGPDLAQARRPAIVERGGLRIGVLSYNCVGPRESWATSRKPGCAYVHVLTHYELDHASPGGPPKIYTFADPDSLDAMAEDVRSLRSEADVVLVALHKGVGHTPVEVAMYERPVARAAIDAGADAVFSHHPHIMRGIEVHRGRPIFHGLGNFATVTHALTPGAGVGAEELQAWAERRTKLYGFAPDPDMPFFPFHPESRNTVIAFCRFDGTGLREAGFVPCWIDDQGRPVPVGGTPEGETVTKYVEDITRGARLNGRFTTRGTEVLVDLTEGVPS from the coding sequence GTGATCACTGTCGGCGCCGTCGGCGACCTCATCCTGGACGAGCCGGATCCCGAGTTCTTCCTCGCCCCGGCCGCGCCGGTGCTGCGGGCGATGGACCTCGCCATCGGCCACATCGAGGTGCCGCACTCCACCACCGCGGTCCAGCAGAGCACCGACGTCCCCGCGCCGCCCGCGGACCCGGCGGCGCTGAAAGCGGTGGCCGGGGCCGGGTTCGCGGTCGCCACGCTGGCGGGCAACCACGTCCTCGACGCCGGGGCCGGGGGACTGGCCGACACCATCGCCTACTCCCGGGCGGCGGGGATGGAGACGACCGGTGCCGGGCCCGACCTCGCGCAGGCCCGGCGGCCGGCGATCGTCGAGCGCGGCGGCCTGCGGATCGGCGTGCTCTCGTACAACTGCGTCGGCCCGCGGGAATCCTGGGCCACCTCGCGCAAACCCGGCTGCGCGTACGTGCACGTGCTCACCCACTACGAGCTCGACCACGCCAGCCCGGGCGGGCCGCCGAAGATCTACACCTTCGCCGACCCCGACAGCCTGGACGCGATGGCCGAGGACGTCCGCAGCCTGCGTTCCGAGGCCGACGTCGTGCTCGTGGCCCTGCACAAGGGTGTCGGGCACACCCCGGTCGAGGTCGCGATGTACGAGCGCCCGGTCGCCCGCGCGGCGATCGACGCCGGCGCCGACGCCGTGTTCTCCCACCACCCGCACATCATGCGCGGCATCGAAGTCCACAGAGGACGGCCGATCTTCCACGGGCTCGGCAACTTCGCCACCGTCACCCACGCCCTCACCCCGGGCGCCGGGGTCGGTGCGGAAGAACTGCAGGCGTGGGCGGAACGGCGGACCAAGCTGTACGGCTTCGCGCCCGATCCGGACATGCCGTTCTTCCCGTTCCACCCCGAAAGCCGCAACACCGTCATCGCCTTCTGCCGCTTCGACGGCACCGGGCTGCGCGAAGCCGGGTTCGTGCCGTGCTGGATCGACGACCAGGGCCGTCCGGTCCCGGTCGGCGGCACGCCGGAAGGCGAAACCGTGACGAAGTACGTCGAGGACATCACCCGCGGGGCCCGGCTCAACGGCCGGTTCACCACCCGCGGCACCGAAGTGCTCGTCGATCTCACCGAGGGAGTTCCTTCATGA
- a CDS encoding amino acid ABC transporter ATP-binding protein, with protein sequence MTTPVLRISDVRKEFGPVTALAGVSLDVREGEAVVVIGPSGSGKSTLVRCAHQLEPIDGGAMYLDGELLGHRRSTAGLRPLTERRIAAQRRRMSMVFQQFNLFPQFTVLRNVTDAAIRVHGRDRSTVEREARELLERIGLAGREDHYPRQLSGGQQQRVAIARAVLVRPRIMLFDEPTSALDPELVDEVLAVLRTLAAAGTTMVVVTHEMTFAREVADRCVFMEAGRIVEEGPPGELFARPRTDRLRAFLSRHLSEKEGVS encoded by the coding sequence ATGACCACGCCGGTGCTGCGGATCAGCGACGTCCGCAAGGAGTTCGGGCCGGTGACGGCGCTGGCGGGGGTCAGCCTCGACGTGCGCGAAGGCGAGGCGGTCGTGGTGATCGGGCCGTCGGGCTCGGGCAAGTCGACGCTCGTCCGCTGCGCGCACCAGCTGGAACCGATCGACGGCGGCGCGATGTACCTCGACGGCGAGCTGCTGGGTCACCGGCGGTCGACGGCCGGGCTGCGGCCGCTGACCGAACGGCGGATCGCCGCCCAGCGCCGCCGGATGAGCATGGTCTTCCAGCAGTTCAACCTGTTCCCGCAGTTCACCGTGCTGCGCAACGTGACCGACGCGGCGATCCGCGTCCACGGCCGCGACCGGTCCACTGTGGAGCGGGAAGCGCGGGAACTGCTGGAGCGCATCGGCCTGGCCGGCCGCGAGGACCACTACCCGCGGCAGCTTTCGGGCGGGCAGCAGCAGCGCGTCGCCATCGCCCGCGCGGTCCTGGTCCGGCCGCGGATCATGCTGTTCGACGAGCCGACCAGTGCCCTCGACCCCGAGCTGGTCGACGAAGTCCTGGCGGTGCTGCGGACCCTCGCCGCGGCGGGGACCACGATGGTCGTCGTCACGCACGAGATGACCTTCGCGCGCGAGGTCGCCGACCGGTGCGTGTTCATGGAAGCGGGCCGGATCGTCGAAGAGGGCCCGCCGGGCGAGCTGTTCGCCCGGCCGCGGACCGACCGGCTGCGTGCCTTCCTGTCCCGCCATCTGTCCGAAAAGGAAGGTGTCTCGTGA
- a CDS encoding amino acid ABC transporter permease: protein MTTMSTVEETTAAPDDVASARGRLRPLRWLFVLVLAVLTAQLAVFLVGNSRFQWDVVAKYLFEKSVMAGLGTTVLLAVAAMVLGSLAGGVVAAMQLSGFGPARWVATLWVGLFRGIPPLVQLIFWFNLAYLLPKLSLGIPFGPVFGTWDANSVITPLTAAVIGLSLVESAYLAEIFRAGVSSVDPGQRDAARAMGYPPGQTLLRIVLPQAMRVIIPPAGSQFINVLKGTALVSVIAMSDLLHSVQVIYNRTYEIVPMLLVACFWYLVVVTVLTAGQRRLERRFSRGHREVR, encoded by the coding sequence ATGACCACGATGTCCACTGTGGAGGAAACGACGGCCGCGCCCGACGACGTCGCTTCGGCTCGCGGCCGCTTGCGCCCGTTGCGCTGGCTGTTCGTGCTCGTGCTGGCGGTGCTGACCGCCCAGCTCGCCGTCTTCTTGGTCGGCAACTCGCGGTTCCAGTGGGACGTCGTCGCGAAGTACCTCTTCGAGAAGAGCGTCATGGCGGGTCTGGGCACCACGGTGCTGCTCGCGGTCGCGGCGATGGTCCTCGGGTCGCTGGCCGGCGGTGTCGTCGCGGCGATGCAGCTGAGCGGGTTCGGGCCCGCCCGGTGGGTGGCGACGCTGTGGGTCGGGCTCTTCCGCGGCATCCCGCCGCTGGTGCAGCTGATCTTCTGGTTCAACCTCGCCTACCTGCTGCCGAAGCTGTCGCTCGGCATCCCGTTCGGCCCGGTCTTCGGGACCTGGGACGCCAACAGCGTCATCACCCCGCTGACCGCCGCGGTCATCGGGCTGTCGCTGGTCGAATCGGCGTACCTGGCGGAGATCTTCCGCGCCGGGGTGTCCTCAGTGGACCCCGGACAGCGTGACGCGGCCCGCGCGATGGGCTACCCGCCGGGGCAGACGCTGCTGCGGATCGTGCTCCCGCAGGCGATGCGCGTGATCATCCCGCCCGCGGGCAGCCAGTTCATCAACGTGCTCAAGGGCACCGCGCTGGTGTCGGTCATCGCGATGTCCGACCTGCTGCACTCGGTGCAGGTGATCTACAACCGCACCTACGAGATCGTGCCGATGCTGCTGGTCGCCTGCTTCTGGTACCTGGTCGTGGTCACCGTCCTGACGGCCGGGCAACGCCGGCTGGAGCGCCGGTTCTCCCGCGGCCACCGGGAGGTCCGATGA
- a CDS encoding transporter substrate-binding domain-containing protein — translation MAATAFVLAGCTVDDGAASAPTAAALTTDQALHDQLPAAVKDAGVLRFAGDSHPPYRTVGPDGKTVTGIDNDFQQALGQLLGVRTETTIVSGLPAALQGMLSGRYEAFNGPVKATAEREKQFDTVTWMTTRTAYVIPVGSAAGVKQAADLCGKRVAVVTASVVEDQLAKLSKFCEGAKKPAVQVVGLDDTNATLLAAKSGRAEAAGMTQAAAIDVTTQQKGQYEYVTQTEEQGATKDNLALYTPKAGKLGPVLQKAFEELFRNGTYQRIMHQWGLDDVTVPQPIFDAASAK, via the coding sequence GTGGCCGCCACCGCGTTCGTCCTGGCCGGGTGCACGGTCGACGACGGCGCCGCTTCGGCGCCCACCGCCGCCGCCCTCACCACCGACCAGGCGCTGCACGACCAGCTCCCGGCCGCGGTCAAGGACGCGGGTGTCCTCCGGTTCGCCGGCGACTCCCACCCGCCGTACCGGACCGTCGGCCCGGACGGCAAGACCGTCACCGGCATCGACAACGACTTCCAGCAGGCGCTCGGCCAGCTCCTCGGCGTGCGCACGGAAACGACCATCGTCAGCGGGCTCCCGGCCGCGCTGCAGGGCATGCTCAGCGGCCGGTACGAGGCCTTCAACGGGCCGGTCAAGGCCACCGCCGAACGCGAGAAGCAGTTCGACACCGTCACGTGGATGACCACCCGGACCGCTTACGTGATCCCCGTGGGTTCGGCCGCCGGCGTCAAGCAGGCCGCCGACCTGTGCGGCAAGCGCGTCGCCGTGGTCACCGCCAGCGTCGTCGAAGACCAGCTCGCCAAGCTGTCCAAGTTCTGCGAAGGCGCGAAGAAACCGGCCGTGCAGGTGGTCGGGCTCGACGACACGAACGCGACCCTGCTGGCCGCGAAGTCCGGCCGGGCCGAGGCCGCCGGGATGACCCAGGCGGCCGCGATCGACGTGACCACGCAGCAGAAGGGGCAGTACGAGTACGTGACGCAGACCGAGGAACAGGGCGCCACGAAGGACAACCTCGCGCTGTACACCCCGAAGGCGGGCAAGCTCGGCCCGGTGCTGCAGAAGGCGTTCGAAGAGCTCTTCCGCAACGGCACCTACCAGCGGATCATGCACCAGTGGGGCCTCGACGACGTCACGGTCCCGCAGCCGATCTTCGACGCGGCGTCGGCGAAATGA
- a CDS encoding PaaX family transcriptional regulator, translated as MTATPSGPLPRSQQGAEPQLLLTSLLGDFWYWRDEHIPSAALVQLLGEFDISPASARAAIRRLAARGLLTVSRSGRTTAYGIPARTSEVIIERTHRMLTFGTTAPEWDGQWTVVTFSVPEQDRGLRTALRSRLRVLRFAALYDGVWVSPHDLAEPALTALRELDLRSATVFRATEVPGSAAAATAFDLEPLAREYEQFVERYEQVLTGLEAGLISPAQAFRTRTELRVDWRRFPETDPDLPAGLLPADWARDRAQKVFLQIYDRLGPLAELRFRQVLGATDPELAELATHHDSVKVAALFAGLGDRHPAGDTPFEQAAEARRLDDARRG; from the coding sequence ATGACGGCGACGCCCTCGGGGCCGCTGCCCCGCTCCCAGCAGGGAGCCGAGCCCCAGCTGCTCCTGACGTCCCTGCTCGGTGACTTCTGGTACTGGCGCGACGAGCACATCCCCTCGGCCGCGCTCGTGCAGCTGCTCGGCGAGTTCGACATCAGCCCGGCGAGCGCGCGGGCGGCGATCCGCCGCCTCGCCGCCCGCGGCCTGCTCACCGTGTCGCGCAGCGGCCGGACGACGGCGTACGGCATCCCGGCGCGCACGTCCGAAGTGATCATCGAGCGCACGCACCGGATGCTCACCTTCGGCACGACGGCGCCCGAGTGGGACGGGCAGTGGACCGTGGTCACGTTCTCGGTGCCGGAACAGGACCGCGGCCTGCGCACGGCCCTGCGGTCCCGGCTGCGCGTCCTGCGGTTCGCCGCGCTCTACGACGGCGTCTGGGTCAGCCCGCACGACCTCGCCGAACCGGCCCTCACCGCGCTACGCGAGCTGGACCTGCGCAGCGCGACGGTCTTCCGCGCCACCGAGGTCCCCGGCTCGGCCGCGGCGGCCACGGCGTTCGACCTCGAGCCCCTCGCCCGGGAGTACGAGCAGTTCGTCGAGCGCTACGAGCAGGTCCTCACCGGCTTGGAGGCCGGCTTGATCAGCCCGGCGCAGGCGTTCCGCACCCGCACCGAGCTGCGCGTGGACTGGCGGCGGTTCCCGGAGACCGACCCCGACCTGCCCGCCGGCCTGCTGCCTGCGGACTGGGCGCGCGACCGCGCCCAGAAGGTGTTCCTGCAGATCTACGACCGCCTCGGCCCGCTGGCCGAGCTGCGGTTCCGGCAGGTGCTGGGGGCCACCGACCCCGAACTGGCCGAGCTGGCCACCCACCACGACTCGGTCAAGGTGGCCGCGTTGTTCGCCGGCCTCGGCGACCGCCACCCGGCCGGCGACACCCCGTTCGAGCAAGCCGCCGAAGCCCGCCGCCTGGACGACGCGCGCCGCGGGTAA